From Maniola hyperantus chromosome 21, iAphHyp1.2, whole genome shotgun sequence, the proteins below share one genomic window:
- the LOC138403809 gene encoding uncharacterized protein, protein MEQRTRRGRKRKAQSPVQSENVVTENDINVNQPMPGRNVAGDVEVAPKRRRLVKAKPSSVRNKEFSMLYKLINRNTRMIEEKFKTLENRLAQEQQLTDNVTSVQLEPVENTASKIEDYATCNIMNIATEKPKFYNGKSHPVTFIEDLTAYLRKVPNKGKELELAYECLQGEAKDWVRLYKSRWKNLDDFKYDFLQTYWGETEQNKIRREIVCAKWNRSTQPTMLGHFLKLTSQVKMLSFEIPEKQLVSDMMKQYPKSIQQMWIITKGETIFEATEFLRKQDDINKQEDTGPIDKPRNGYAYKEETLQRDQNRQGNRNWRRPFNAINRQYNGQDEQCNAIQVGDINYGENLDEIQGCNTHQSN, encoded by the coding sequence atggagcaaAGAACTAGGAGGGGTAGGAAAAGGAAAGCGCAATCACCAGTACAATCAGAGAATGTagtaacagaaaatgatataaatgtTAACCAGCCAATGCCGGGAAGAAATGTTGCTGGTGATGTAGAAGTAGCGCCCAAACGCAGAAGACTAGTAAAAGCAAAGCCTTCTAGTGTAAGGAATAAAGAATTTTCAATGTTATACAAATTGATAAACAGAAATACACGAATGATCGAAGAGAAATTCAAAACATTAGAAAATCGTTTAGCACAGGAACAACAACTCACCGATAATGTAACTTCCGTACAATTAGAGCCTGTAGAAAATACAGCATCTAAGATAGAGGATTATGCAACATGTAATATAATGAATATAGCAACCGAGAAACCAAAATTTTATAATGGTAAGAGTCACCCTGTTACATTTATAGAAGATTTGACTGCATATCTTCGGAAGGTTCCAAATAAAGGGAAAGAATTAGAATTGGCCTATGAATGCCTACAAGGCGAGGCAAAGGACTGGGTTAGATTGTATAAATCTAGATGGAAGAATTTGGAtgattttaaatatgattttttgcaaACTTATTGGGGAGAAAcggaacagaataaaataaggaGAGAAATAGTGTGTGCAAAGTGGAATAGATCTACACAACCAACTATGCTtggacattttttaaaattaacttcaCAAGTTAAGATGTTGTCCTTTGAAATACCCGAAAAACAATTAGTGTCTGATATGATGAAGCAATATCCAAAATCAATACAACAAATGTGGATTATTACGAAGGGAGAAACCATTTTTGAAGCAACAGAATTTCTAAGAAAACAagatgatataaataaacaagaagATACAGGGCCAATTGATAAACCACGAAATGGATATGCCTATAAGGAAGAGACCTTACAGAGAGATCAGAATAGGCAAGGTAACAGGAATTGGCGAAGGCCATTTAACGCAATAAATCGGCAGTATAACGGTCAAGATGAACAATGTAATGCTATACAAGTAGGTGACATAAATTATGGAGAAAACTTGGATGAAATTCAAGGTTGTAATACACATCAATCAAACTAA
- the LOC117992334 gene encoding uncharacterized protein has protein sequence MKAFLVLAICFVAAQALTDEQKERLKKHRSECLVETSADEQLVNKLKSGDFKTENEPLKKYALCMLTKSELMTKDGKFKKDVALAKVPNAADKPAVEKLIDTCLANKGNTPHQTAWNYAKCYHEKDPKHSIFQSKGWLWCAENSTFASKPCPGDPQLEECLLLTNVSRKDVSRLMKGKWRDPPKSVKKWVLCYLSKNGIMSLAGVLRQDEVLRNIPDQDKAMVEKTINKCLYKSAHDPVETAWHYLTCFRSKQPKYAKIANSL, from the exons GCTCTTACAGATGAACAGAAGGAGAGGCTGAAGAAGCACAGGTCAGAATGCCTCGTGGAGACCAGTGCCGACGAGCAGCTAGTCAACAAACTGAAATCTGGCGATtttaag ACCGAGAATGAGCCATTGAAGAAGTACGCCCTCTGCATGCTGACCAAGTCCGAGCTGATGACCAAGGACGGCAAGTTCAAGAAGGACGTCGCGTTAGCCAAGGTCCCTAATGCAG CCGACAAACCAGCTGTCGAGAAGTTGATCGACACGTGCCTGGCCAACAAAGGCAACACCCCTCACCAGACAGCGTGGAACTACGCCAAGTGCTACCACGAGAAGGACCCAAAGCACTCCATCTTCCAAT CGAAAGGTTGGCTGTGGTGTGCAGAGAACTCTACCTTCGCTTCAAAACCCTGTCCG GGTGATCCGCAGCTTGAAGAATGCCTCTTGCTGACCAATGTAAGTCGCAAGGATGTTAGCAGACTTATGAAGGGCAAATGgcgg GATCCACCCAAGTCCGTCAAGAAGTGGGTCCTCTGTTACCTGTCCAAGAACGGCATCATGTCTCTTGCTGGAGTTCTGAGGCAGGATGAGGTGCTTAGAAACATTCCTGATCAAG ATAAAGCCATGGTGGAGAAGACAATCAACAAATGCCTCTACAAATCCGCCCACGACCCTGTGGAGACCGCCTGGCACTACTTGACTTGCTTTCGATCTAAGCAACCGAAATACGCCAAGATTGCTaacagtttataa